In the Phycisphaerales bacterium genome, AGCCATTCTTACTTTCGCCATTGGCGGTGGCAGTTGATGCACGACTGTTCAACACGGAGCAGGTGTTGATTGAGATCCATGATCTTTCGATTCTTGTCATTCAGCGCCGTTTCTAAAGTCGAAGCACTTTGCAACGCCTCACGTACTTGGTTCATGAACGACTCTTCTTTTTGAAAAGACGCGTCTTGATCGAACTGCATTGCACGAAATGTTTCTGCAATCATGCCCGCATCAGCGGCAGGCGCGAGGTCGGGATGTGTGTCAGGAACCTCCCAGTTCGATTCCTGAATAAGCAAGAGCCGATCAAGGGCTTCATCAATCTGAACCATCTGAGCGGTCATCCCTTCTGGCCGGACGACTGAAGGAAGGTCTCTGCTTTGGGCCATCAAGGCACTCTGATCAAGTGCCTGTTGCTGCTCAACTGCATCCCACAAACCTGTGTACTGCCGTGACGTCTCAGACACCTGCATTCTTTGTTGCATTGCATCTGCTTCTGATAAGTTCAGTGCAATCAACGCCAGTGCTGCTGCGGCTGCTGAACGATGTCGACCGTGATGACAGTGAATGTAGACATTGCCTCGCTCTCTGTTGATCGCCACTGCGGCTGCAAGATCTGCAATCTGCGCCTGACTTGGCGCGTGATACTTCAGTGGTATGTGAATAGTCTCAATACCAAGTTTGCGTGCTTGTTCGACATCTGGTGCCACACCGTCAACACAGACAATCGTGGTAACCTCTAATTGTGCCAAGGAACGCATTCCTGCGACTCCTTGAGGCCGGGCGCCTGACAGAACACCATCTTGAAAAGCCACAATCTGTTCAAGCCCTGGCAAGCAAACTGGGCTTGTCGATTCTGTCGAAACCACCACGGTGCTATTGCCTTGAACCAAAGCGGAGTGCTCCCTGGCGTGACAACCAGCGATCAAAGACCCCAAGACAAGAAGTGTGCAAAATCGAATCACAGTGGTTCTATTCTATTTTTACGGCTCTTGATTCTCACCGATCCAAGTTCCCGTCGTACTTCGTTCGGTCTTCTCACCGTCACCGGTATTGACGACACCGGCTGGCTCAAACAAAAGCACAGAGCACTCCTGTTCGGCGACTGGTCGATGCTCAACACCGCGCGGCACCACGATCATTTGCCCTTCGTTGAGTTCGACGCTGCGATCACGGAACTCCATCGTAAAAGACCCGCTCAACACCAAGAACATTTCATCTTCATCTGCGTGCTGATGCCACTGAAAGGCGCCAATGAACTTGGCTAGCTTCACTTCTTGCCCATTGAGCTGGGCCACAATCCGCGGTGACCAGTGATCACTGAACAAGGCTAATTTTTCTTGGAGATCAATCTTGTCCATACTCAAACTCACGGAAGGTGAAAAAATGCGGTTTTCAGGCTAACCTCGCGATCGACGGTTATGCTGCTGACTAACAGGCACTTATTATGCCTGTTAGATGAGGCATGGCAACTTACTGTACCAAGAGTAAGGAATAGTCTGATGAAACAGAAGAAACCTGGAGTACTCAAAAACCTAAAACAAACATTTAATAGTCTCGTTGACCTCAAGAGTGATCCGGGAATCAATGCAGGGGCATCAACTATTGAATCTTTTATTCGACAGCAACAACATTCCTTTGACTGGAATGCCGCATGCAAACAGTTAGGGGCCCGCAAGGCAGAACACACCGTACTTGCACATATTGTCTACGAGCGTGCAGTCGATCGAGTTTGGAAAGATGGCGTATTAGCCTCAAATGAAAGAGACTACCTATCATGGCTAGAGTCGCGCATACCAATACCTGCCGAAGATTGTCGATTGATTAGGGAAGAAAAACTAACAAGTTTATTTACATTTGTACTGCGTAAAACACTTGAAGATGGTCAAGTCAGCCTCAAAGAAAGAAACCTTTTAGCTGGCATTTCTTCCGCTATGAATCAAGATCTTGGCGCACTGGTCAAAAAACATCTACAAACAAATGGAGCTGATGTTTTTGAGCACCCACTTGACAAACTAATTCAACAATCATCAAATCGCATTGTTGACTTAGAACAAAGTTGGCGAGAAATAGAGAACACCGCAATCTCGCTCGGAATTGATTCTGCTTCTCTTAGGTCTATTGCAGAGCCTTATGGCGAAAAGTTACTAGAACACATCATTATTGATGCGAAAGCCGACGATAAACTTTCGATGCATGAAGAAGATTGCATCAATTGGGTTCTTGATACATTTTCACTTAGCTCCACCATGCGCGGTTATGCGACTACAGCTATCGATGAGCTAACGACTATATCTCAGATAGTAGATGGAATACTGCCCTCAATACCGCGGGAAGATATAACTGAAGATGAGGATATTGAATTCAATCCTTCGGAAGTCGTTCATGCCCACTTTGAGTGCACGATGCATCACCATAGAAAGCTTAAGTCCGGACCTCGAACCAATGAATACAACGGCTCAGCGTTTGTCACCGACAGGCGTTTGATCTTTTACTCTTGGGAGGACGACATCCAAAAAGTTATTTCGTTGAGAAGCGTTCTGCGATTCTCTAAGCACCAAAATGGTTTCACATTTGGAGAGAATCATGGCTCTAGAAGGTTCTATATTCACGAGCAAATCGAGATATTAAAGCAAGTAGTTCAAATGGCCATCCATCTAGCTAAAGGCCGAGTACCTCAGGCTATTCAAGATGATCTAGTAACGAGACCCACACGCCACATCTCCAATGATGTAAGGCAACGTATATGGACAGACTATGGTGGAAAGTGTGCCGATTGCTCCTCTACACACTACCTGGAATTTGATCACATCATTCCTTTTTCCAAAGGGGGCAGCAGTGAATTGCAGAATATTCAGTTGTTATGCAGAGGATGCAACCTAAAAAAATCTAACAACATCTAATACTTACACTGATATTCTTACCGCCTGCTCTCGGAAAAATTTTCTTGGAGATCAATCTTGTCCATACTCAAACTCACGGAAGGTGATGACCTCTTCCTGCCCAATCTGATTTGAAACATCACTTTTGTCTGTGATCTGTGTCAGTGCTGTTCGCTTGACCCAGTTACCTGCTTCATCCAGTTCGTAGGTATAGGCCGTGTGCGTCGCTTTCTCACCTTCATCTCGATGATACGTCTGAGGTCGCCCCAGCTGATCGTAGGTCCACGTTTCCGAACGGAGCAATTTGTCTGAACCGTCAAGCACCTTAAGCATCAGCATACGTCCATCATCGTCGTACATTGCTTGTGAACGGCCCGTCACTTCTTGCGCCGCGTCATACCAAATTGATGCCAGAGCTTGGCCATCTTGATTCATTCGCTCGACTTTAATCAACACCGGTTCATCTGCATCACTTACAAAAGACATGACCCGCCAGCCACCGTCTTCCTCTGGCATCATTCGTTTTGCGATCGCAACCTCTTCATCACGATTACGCATCAACACCATTTCTGTATCACCGCTTGAGCTGTATTGTGTGCGACGTGTCTGGCGCTGCCCTTCAATATTCGTATAGACCTGACGGACAAGTCGGCCTTCTTTGTCATATTGAAATTCGGCTCTTTGTGGAGGCGTGTCTTCCTGCTCAAAAGACAGGTATTCAATCATTCGTCCTTCATCGTCATAGCCATAGACGTACGAATCATTAACTTTGTTAAAGGTATACGTGGTCACCATTGCAAGCCGCCCCTGATCATCGAAGCGCAAGATGCGCTCCACATGTGGCCTTGCGAATCGAGCAGGCAACGGCAGCGATGAACTGGAGATCGCAACACTCTCACGCATCGTTAAGACTGGGCCCAAAATGTGCAACGCCTCTCTTGTTTGAGCCGTTGGTGACAAATCGAATACAGGAGACACCTGCGCCAAAAGCGGTGCGATGCTGAGGGTCATAATGGCGGCTGTGAGTTGAATCATATTTTGTTCAATCCAAAGTCAATGGTGGCGGTTGGCTAACGCGACAAATCACGAATGCTTGCATCAAACTAAAAAACATGCTGAACAGGTTATCAAAGCACTTCGTCCGTTTTTTCTCTGGCAACCGCTGCTTCAAAGGCCACCTGACAGTGGCGTGTGGGGCCGCGAATCAGACTGATACAACCCAGGAGCCAAATTGCAGCCCACCCCAAACCCAGCAAGAGAGGCGCCCATGTACGGACCTCTCCCTTGACTTTGTATTTGGTAATGCGACCGGGCCAGTCCGCTGTCTGTTCTTTGCCGGCAAGATCCAGATCGATCTGCTTAATAAGTAACTTTATTTCAACAGTGACACCCTTGGTTTTTAGATCGACCCCATGCCCTGACATCCACTTCGAAAGCAAAGCATCAGTTATCTGACCAGTGTGCTTGGTTATTTTTCCATCTGCAGCAAAGGTCTCGTACATCTTATTGTCAGGTCGAATATCCAGGTGCTGTGAAATGCCCTGCTTATTGACCAGCGTCAGACGTACTTTCATTTCACCGTCGTCACGTGAGACAACTGGGTTCAATGTAATTGACTCAAAGGCGCCAGAGTTCGGTACGAACTGCGTTGCAGTCACTTCTAGCTCATCGATGATCCGAACCAAAATTTCCGAGGCCACCGCTGCTGGTAAAGGAAGCAAGCAGGTCCACAACACCACTTTCGACCAAATCGGAAATGGCTTAGGAGATCTCTTATGGATAACAAAATGACGCTCAAGCGTCTTGCCGCATAAAGGGCACTTTTCTGCGAGGTGATCGGGGATGGGACCATTGCAGTGTCGGCACCAATGCCCAGTCGTCCCATCACGTACGATCACTGTGATCATGACCACAATGAGGCCGATCAAGAATAGACCAAGGCAGATGGCAAATATGGTGGGTACCACGCGCGGTTGGCTCGATAAAGACAGCTTTAGGAGTCGGGAATACGACAGGAACACCGGACAATCGGCAGTGTACGTCAGATTCTGCTCCCGCTCCCGCCGGGGCCGCTCGGTACGCACGCAGTCGCTGCTAGAATACTGACACCGGGCTGGTAGCTCAGCGGTTAGAGCTAACGACTCATAATCGTTCGGTCCTCGGTTCGAATCCGAGCCAGCCCATTGCTAGATGTCCAGAAATGCAGCCAAATAGACCTTTTTACGATGCGGCGCGAAAAGCGCTCGCTAGTCGTGCTGAATCTCTAGGTCGTCCTCAGAGATTGACTTGGTGAAGGTCAAAATTGCATCCCCGCCATAGATGCCTTCTTCCATCGCATAGATATTGTCGCTACCCGGCCCGTTCATGCCTGAATAGCCAACACTGGGCGGCGAGAAACTGGAGATGTGTTGAATTGAGCCATCGGCCATCACCACCCAACCAGCCCAAGTGCCATCAGCGCCATACGTATAACTGTCTGGATTAGGCCGACCATCAAGTGGGCCTCGTGTGCCAAACAATGGAAAACGCTGCGCCCGTTTGTTATTCCATCGCTGATCAAATCGATCACCAATCAAAGGCATGTGGGCGTAGGACGTATTTGACTCCCGCGAAAGATCTGCCTTGAAAGCAGTGCTCCAAGGTACGTTTGAGTCACCTCGTTGAGGATTACTGTATTCAGCCATACCGTTATAAAGCTCGACATTTCCGTAGTCATTTGGTGATATGAGATGCTCAGCTGCAATCCATCGCTGGTGTATCAACATTGCGTACAGATTTGCAGTTGTGTTGAGTGACCAATCTCGACTACGAGCAACTTTACTGGGAATCAGATAGTCGCCATCATTACCCAGCGCGGCCATGGTCATACCTTTATGAATCGTGTTGAGATTCATTTGGTCTTGGAATGAGTTGATGGTCCCCTCGCGCGTGTTCCCTTCACCAGTCACACGCTTGTTGATTGAAGAAGCAAGAATCACAAAGAGACCAATGATGCAGGCCATCGTTATTAAGAGGCCCAGCATCGTAAAGCCGTGGCGAACCGCTGAAGTCATCTGCCCCGCTGCTTTTTTATTAACCATGCGCTCTAACACAATCTATGGCTCCGTTTTTGTGGCTCCCTCAGCACCCTGCCGAGCAATCTCTTCCATGTGCTCATCAAGGCTGGGCTTTGGCAATCGATCAACATAACTATCAAAGCGCTTCCGAGAGACTTGGTCAAGAACAACATACACAGGCCTTACATAGGGGCTGTCACCCGTGATTGTCCAAGATGCCGTCTGTTTGGGGCTCTCCAAATCGATGGTGTAGACATATTCATCGCTGTCCGGCATGGATGCAGGCTTCACCTCTAACCAACCAACGCTCTGAATTGTGTCCAACACTTTTCCGATTTCATCATCAGAGAGGTCTCCCGTCCAAGTAACCTGACCGAGGACCATGTCACGACCACCAGAGAAGCTCAGGACGCCCTCTTCTTGTAGTACGTACTGAGCTCGTTCACCATCGGGCCCACGCACTGTCAATTCAAGATTAAGGCCACCTGTTCGCGTTCCACTTGTAGCACCCGACCCTGAACCAGATCCTGCGCAACCAAAAAGTAAGCCAAAAGTTAAAAACAATCCAACCACGGCACCGCTAAGACTACGTCGCTTATCGACTACAAACTCTGTCATTCTCATTGTTATTACTCGCGATACTGAGCGTAAGGATCAGGTCCGTGATCGTACCGCTTGGGTATGGTGATCAATTCATCTTCTGCCAAATCAGAGGCCCAAGAAAGTGCCGCAAGATCTCGCACCAGTTGATAGATCGCAGGATTCAATTCATCAACATTTTTGACTGGCTCAATAAACTGCCACGTTCTTCCATCGGCATTGATTTCGACCATATACAACCAACCTTTTTTAGGTGGTGTCTGAAGATGCATATTCACCGGGGGCGCGCCATTGTCTGGGTTGCCCAGTCCCGTGTTCACAAGGTCATTCCAAATCGCCGCCATTTGAACCCTAGAAAGACGACGCACTAATGGAGGCATCCAACGGACCGGGAAGTCATCATGGCCACCGTATCGAAGTGATCCATCAGGAAAGACGATAAATCGCCCACGCTGTAGATGGGCCTTGGGACTGACGGGCGCATCAGGGCCAGGCACCACGGCAATATTCACTGTGAGATCGCCAGGCACCACGGCAAGTGGGTCATTCGAGATGTCCTGACTTGCGGCGCACCCACAGAGCGTGGCTTTCAGGGTCAGGCAAATCAGTATCCCAAGTACTCTCATGGCCTGAGTGTACGGGATTCTCTGAAATCCAGCGGGCCAGAAGATGCTCATCCACATCGTAAAGTGGCCATCATGGCCCCCAATGCAGGCACTCTTAATGTCCCAAAGCCTCTTGGGACCACTCCTGATCGGCATAAAATTTTGTCTGCATGCCCACTGGCGGTTAGGCTGCGCAACCCATGTACGCAACAACCCATTGGCTCAATGACTATCTCGACCCTGCTGCCACCTCCGAGGAGCAGGCTGATCTCATGACACGGGCGGGCTTTCCTCATGAAGGTTCAGAACCAGTGCTTCATGATGATGTACGCCATGATTTTGAAATGACTTCAAATCGAGGCGACGTGAACTGTCATATTGGTATGGCCCGAGAGATTGCGGCCTTGTCTCAACGCCAGCTGGTTTTACCAAAAGTAGATTTTCAAACCAAGGGCGGTCCCGTCGCCAAAGCGATCTCTATTCGCAATGATCAGCCAGAAGGCTGTCCACTGTACACCGCTCGCGTCATCACCGGCGTCAAGGTTGCCCCATCACCCGATTGGCTTGCCAAGCGATTAGAAGCTCGAGGTGATATTCCACGAAACAATATTGTTGATGCCACAAACTTCGTGCTCTTTGAGTTAGGTCAGCCTACGCATGTCTTCGATCTAAAAAAACTGACCGATTCGAAGATCATCATCAGACAAGCCACTCAGAATGAATCGTTCCTACCAATTGGCGAAGGTGCGATGCCTGTCAAGCTAACGACCGACGATCTTGTCATTGCAGATGCGAAGCGCGCTGTTGCGATGGCTGGTGTCAAAGGCGGCGCAGAGACGGCTGTCACCGAAACCACTACTGATATTCTGATCGAAGCTGCAACATTCGATCCCATTGCTGTTCGTAATACCAGCCGACGGCATAACATCGCCAGCGACTCTAGTTATCGCTTTGAACGCGGTGTTCCAGCGGCCACCATTCAGTTCGCAGCTGATCGCCTCACACAACTCATACTTGAAATCGCTGGCGGCACTTTGCTCAAAGGTGTTGTTGCTGAGGGGCTACCAATTACTGATCAGCCAACAGCCACGATGAACTGCGGTCATTGTCGACATGTTATTGGCGTTGAAATTTCTGATCAGGAGATGTGCGAATCGCTCGATCGCTTAGGTTTCTTGCCCCAACTTCAGGATGGCGTGATCTCTGTCACTGCTCCAAGCCACCGACTTGATGTGAACTGTGAAATTGACTTGATTGAAGAAGTGGCCCGTATGCACGGTTTCGACAAGATCCCAGTCACCGACACCATCGCACTGCGACCAGCGCCACCAGTCAGCCGAGAGTCTGGGCGTACTGCGGTGCATAATGCGCTTGTGGGCATGGACTTTCTCGAAATCATTACGCATACCTTGTTACCTCGCGATGCTGGCACACCGTTTTTGAGTGCCGGTGCAACGCTTATGGAAGTCGAGGACGAAAGAGCCAAGGCAGCCTCAGCATTAAGACCATCAATGCTGCCGAGCCTGCTTCGAGTGCGCGCAACGAATCAAGATGCTGGTGTCAGTGAGTTGCGACTCTTTGAGAGTGGCTCTGTATTTTGGCGTGACAGCGAGCAACACCACGAACGTCAGTGCCTGAGCCTGCTCTTTGACATGACTGATCCCAATCAAAGTCCACGTGAGCTGCGTGGCGTCATTGATCACCTTGCTCACACGCTTCTTGGCGCTGCGGGATGCGTAGAGATTCAAGTGCTTGATCAACCGGCTGCTGAAGTCCCCTACTTAAATCCTGCAAGTAAGGTCCTCATTAATGGACAAGAAATGGGGCACCTCGGCCTCCTTAATCAGCAGTTGACCAAAAGCACGTGGGGTATTGATACACCGCTGCTTGCCGCCGAGTTGGAATTACCCCGTCTGTATGACCAGTTTCCACCTGTTGATCAGGTGATACCACTGCCTCATTTTCCTGCCATTGAACGAGATATCTCTGCGATCGTTGCAGAGAACACACCATGGCTGTCAATTCACAATGCGATCACAAGCCTCGGGCTGGCTGATCTGGAAGTCATTGATTTTGTAGAGGTCTTCCGAGGCAAACCCATTGATCAGGGCATGAAGTCGGTCACGATGAGATTGCGTTTCCGCGCCGCCGACCGAACCCTGACGCACAATGAGATAGAACCGCTTGCCCAGCAGGCTACCGAGACACTCCAATCACAGCTAAACGCTGAGATTAGAGCTGGTTCATAACAAGGCCATTTCCTGTGAATGCAGAAACGCAAACGATCGAATCGCTACTTGACTCCATCGCTGAGCGATCTCCAACACCAGGAGGTGGCGCTGTCGCTGGTTATACCAGTGCGTTGGCGGCCAGCTTGGCATCAATGGTGGTCGCTTATTCAAAGCCTGCTGACTCACCACATGCATCTGATTCAGAGCTTGAACGCTCTCATCACCGATTTATCAGAGCGCGGCGCCGAAGCCTGGACTTGGCGGAAGAAGATCAACGGGCCTACAGCCAGCTCAACGAATTGTGGAAAAAGCCAAAAAATGATCCCAGTCGTATCGAAGGGTGGGACAACGCGGTTGCCGCTGCAATTGAAGCCCCCTGCCAATTAATTGATCTTACTCTGGAAATACTGGTCTCACTCGAAGCATTGCTTCCAGAAGCGAATAGGCACATGATGAGTGATCTCGCAATTGCTGCGGCAATGGCAGAGACGGCCATTCGATCGGCCGCATGGAACGTTCGAATCAATTTGCCACTCATGAGTGACCCTAAGCAAGCACAACAACACACAACGTCGCTCCATTCCAGACTGGAGCAAGCAAGCACACGGTTACTTTTGATCGAAAGCGCCTGTCGAGCGACAAGCTGAAGCTTGTTCTTGGTTTCGTCCGATACAGGAACCATGCCTCCGCTGCCAAATCACAAGGTGCCAAAAGCCAATATGGCTCCACGAGCCCATCTGATGATCCACTTTCGATGTTGCCACGCGTACGCGCGAATCTACCGCAATCATGAACAAAGCGCTTATGTTGGACACTGCCCAAGATGCTGCAGCTCTGTCAGGGTCCCGATTGGCCCCGGTGGCTCTACACAGCGTATCTTCGAGACCAAATAGGTGGCTCGCCGTGGGGTGCTATCATGATACGACATGACTCCGGGAACCTTACCCCAAGCTGATCCTTTCGACACCGGCTTCCTCAATGAGGTAGTGGCAGGTCAAGTGCGTCTAACGCCAGAGCAAGGCCTGACGCTGTTTACACAGATGCCATTGGATGAACTAGGCGCTTGGGCAGATGCTCGCTGTCGGCACCTCCATGGCCCAACGCTGCGATCTTATGTCATCGATCGGAATATCAATTACACCAATGTTTGTACAGCAAAATGTACCTTCTGCGCCTTTCGCCGAGACGGAACAGAAGACGACGCATACACACTCGATCAAGAGGCACTCTTTGCGAAAGTCGATGAGCTTGTCGATATCGGTGGCACACAAGTACTTATGCAAGGTGGGATGAACCCAGATCTGTCACTGAGTTGGTACATCGATCTCTTGCAGCAATTCAAAGAACGCTACCCTCAAGTTCATGTGCACGCTTTTAGCCCACCAGAATTTATCGAATTCGTACACTTTTTTGATCCGCCTGGTGCCACACTCAAAGACAAATTAATGCACGTCATGTCACAGCTTCGTGAAGCCGGACTTGACTCTTTGCCTGGTGGTGGCGGTGAGATCTTTGCAGACCCTGTGCGACGTAAAATTGGTTTAGGCAAATGCGATGCCGAAGCTTGGCTCACCACGATGCGCGTGGCCCACGAACTGGGCATGAATACCTCAGCCACAATGATGTTTGGGCATATCGAAGGCCATGCGGATCGGATCCACCACATGGAACTGGTGCGATCCTGGCAAGACGATGCCATCGGTGATCTGGGACTTTCTGGCGGTGGGCGCTATATGGCTTTCATCTCATGGCCATTCCAACGTGAAAATACCCCACTGGGCCGCTGCAAAGAATGGGGTGATGGTGAGAAAGATGATCTCGATACACCATTTCCCGGCGATATCGTTGCTCGACTCGATGGGAATGGGAATAAAAAAGATCATCCCGAGTTTGGCCGTCGCGTACGTACGGCAGGTTCAACCGCGTATTTACGAACCCAGGCGATCAGCCGCCTCTACCTCGACAACATCTATTCGATCGGCTCCAGCTGGGTCACGATGGGCCCACTGGTTGGTCAAATCGCTCTCAACTTTGGCGCCAACGACATGGGCTCAGTCATGATGGAAGAGAACGTTGTCAGTGCTGCGGGCACAACCTACTGCCTCAATGAACCGCTGTTATGCAGGTTGATTCGTGATTCTGGCTTCACGCCAGTGCAACGCAACAATGCCTACCAACTACTCAAAGTGCATGACGGGGAAAGCTCACCAGATCTCTCTGTGAAAGACTGGTCGAAGTTCCGCGCTCAGAGCCTACACAAACAGTCTAAAAGCACAGACATCCCACAAAATGCAGATGTTGATTTGACGATTGAATCTCAGACTGTTTCTTAAGCCTGTATTTGAGGTGCTATATCGGCCAGATCTGGAAACCAACGGTCTCCTGGCGGTATTGCTCTACCGCACTCTGGGCAGCGATCACTTGCCAGTCGATAAACCGAGTAGCCGCAGCTACAACGTGGCTCTTCAATTTCAACACGAATACGAAGTGAGCATTTGGAACACTTGCCGGTTCCTCTTTTGAGTTTGTTGCTCGTATCACAGCGTGGGCAAACAATTTCCACGATGAATCGTTCTGACATCGTGTCGCGATTTGTTTTCTCCCGAGCCCGAACAACAAATGTCAACACAACCGTCACAATCGTCAGGCCAAATCCCGCAATACCAATAATGCCTAACACACGACTCAATACTTCAAACCACTCAGAACTAAAGCGAGAAAGGCCCAACACATAGAGAATGATAAGTATGCAAGCGAAACTTGATGCCAAACTCAAAGTCACCCTTCGTAATGATCTTAACGATCCAGTGGTGACTGGCAGCCAATACATAAGA is a window encoding:
- a CDS encoding cupin domain-containing protein; this translates as MDKIDLQEKLALFSDHWSPRIVAQLNGQEVKLAKFIGAFQWHQHADEDEMFLVLSGSFTMEFRDRSVELNEGQMIVVPRGVEHRPVAEQECSVLLFEPAGVVNTGDGEKTERSTTGTWIGENQEP
- a CDS encoding HNH endonuclease; the encoded protein is MKQKKPGVLKNLKQTFNSLVDLKSDPGINAGASTIESFIRQQQHSFDWNAACKQLGARKAEHTVLAHIVYERAVDRVWKDGVLASNERDYLSWLESRIPIPAEDCRLIREEKLTSLFTFVLRKTLEDGQVSLKERNLLAGISSAMNQDLGALVKKHLQTNGADVFEHPLDKLIQQSSNRIVDLEQSWREIENTAISLGIDSASLRSIAEPYGEKLLEHIIIDAKADDKLSMHEEDCINWVLDTFSLSSTMRGYATTAIDELTTISQIVDGILPSIPREDITEDEDIEFNPSEVVHAHFECTMHHHRKLKSGPRTNEYNGSAFVTDRRLIFYSWEDDIQKVISLRSVLRFSKHQNGFTFGENHGSRRFYIHEQIEILKQVVQMAIHLAKGRVPQAIQDDLVTRPTRHISNDVRQRIWTDYGGKCADCSSTHYLEFDHIIPFSKGGSSELQNIQLLCRGCNLKKSNNI
- the pheT gene encoding phenylalanine--tRNA ligase subunit beta, whose amino-acid sequence is MYATTHWLNDYLDPAATSEEQADLMTRAGFPHEGSEPVLHDDVRHDFEMTSNRGDVNCHIGMAREIAALSQRQLVLPKVDFQTKGGPVAKAISIRNDQPEGCPLYTARVITGVKVAPSPDWLAKRLEARGDIPRNNIVDATNFVLFELGQPTHVFDLKKLTDSKIIIRQATQNESFLPIGEGAMPVKLTTDDLVIADAKRAVAMAGVKGGAETAVTETTTDILIEAATFDPIAVRNTSRRHNIASDSSYRFERGVPAATIQFAADRLTQLILEIAGGTLLKGVVAEGLPITDQPTATMNCGHCRHVIGVEISDQEMCESLDRLGFLPQLQDGVISVTAPSHRLDVNCEIDLIEEVARMHGFDKIPVTDTIALRPAPPVSRESGRTAVHNALVGMDFLEIITHTLLPRDAGTPFLSAGATLMEVEDERAKAASALRPSMLPSLLRVRATNQDAGVSELRLFESGSVFWRDSEQHHERQCLSLLFDMTDPNQSPRELRGVIDHLAHTLLGAAGCVEIQVLDQPAAEVPYLNPASKVLINGQEMGHLGLLNQQLTKSTWGIDTPLLAAELELPRLYDQFPPVDQVIPLPHFPAIERDISAIVAENTPWLSIHNAITSLGLADLEVIDFVEVFRGKPIDQGMKSVTMRLRFRAADRTLTHNEIEPLAQQATETLQSQLNAEIRAGS
- a CDS encoding cyclodeaminase/cyclohydrolase family protein yields the protein MNAETQTIESLLDSIAERSPTPGGGAVAGYTSALAASLASMVVAYSKPADSPHASDSELERSHHRFIRARRRSLDLAEEDQRAYSQLNELWKKPKNDPSRIEGWDNAVAAAIEAPCQLIDLTLEILVSLEALLPEANRHMMSDLAIAAAMAETAIRSAAWNVRINLPLMSDPKQAQQHTTSLHSRLEQASTRLLLIESACRATS
- a CDS encoding radical SAM protein, whose protein sequence is MTPGTLPQADPFDTGFLNEVVAGQVRLTPEQGLTLFTQMPLDELGAWADARCRHLHGPTLRSYVIDRNINYTNVCTAKCTFCAFRRDGTEDDAYTLDQEALFAKVDELVDIGGTQVLMQGGMNPDLSLSWYIDLLQQFKERYPQVHVHAFSPPEFIEFVHFFDPPGATLKDKLMHVMSQLREAGLDSLPGGGGEIFADPVRRKIGLGKCDAEAWLTTMRVAHELGMNTSATMMFGHIEGHADRIHHMELVRSWQDDAIGDLGLSGGGRYMAFISWPFQRENTPLGRCKEWGDGEKDDLDTPFPGDIVARLDGNGNKKDHPEFGRRVRTAGSTAYLRTQAISRLYLDNIYSIGSSWVTMGPLVGQIALNFGANDMGSVMMEENVVSAAGTTYCLNEPLLCRLIRDSGFTPVQRNNAYQLLKVHDGESSPDLSVKDWSKFRAQSLHKQSKSTDIPQNADVDLTIESQTVS